Sequence from the Deltaproteobacteria bacterium genome:
TTTCGATGTCGGTGCCTAGATTCTTGCCGGCCAGCAGGATAAGTTTTTCCGCCAGTTCACGAATCTTGACAGAACGGCCCATATTTAAAACAAAGATATCGCCTCCTTGCCCCATGTAGGCGGCTTGCAAGACCAGTTGCACCGATTCCGGGATAGTCATAAAAAAACGCTCGATGTCGGGATGAGTGACGGTCAGGGGACCGCCCTGCGCAATCTGTTGTTTGAACAGTCGGACCACACTGCCGGCGCTGCCTAGCACGTTGCCGAAGCGGGTGATCAAGAACCGAGTGGAATTGCAGTTATTGATTGCTTGGACGTATTTTTCAACAATCCTTTTGCTCACCCCCATGACGCTAGTCGGGTTAACGGCCTTATCGGTAGAGATCATCACAAAGCGTTCGGTTCCGACTGCCAGGGCAGCTTTTACCAGGTTGCGGGTGCCAAGAATATTATTGTACGCTGCCTCGATGGGGGCCTGTTCCATCAGCGGCACATGCTTATAGGCCGCAGCATGGAACACCAGGTCCGGGCGATACTGGCGGAATAATATATTAAGACCAGGTAAATCGTTTATGCTCGCCACTACTGTCTGAAAATCTAGATCTGGGAAAAGGTGCTTTAAAGACATCCCTATTTCCAAGAGGGAGTTTTCAGCCCGTTCCAGGAGCACTAACGCGCGGGGCTTAAACCTGGCCAGCTGGCGGCACAGTTCCGAACCGATGGAACCCCCGGCTCCGGTCACCAGGATGGTCCGTCCCTGGATAAATTCGACGATTTGATCCCATTCGATATGAACGGGGGGACGGGGCAACAAATCCTCGACATCGATATCCCGGACATCCGCCAGCCGGTAATGGCCATTTAAAACTTCGCTGAATGAGGGGACGATCTTGAGCTCCACCTCAGAGCGCCGGCACTCCTTAATAAGGTCGTTTAACAGGCTCTTGGGGGCCTCCGGAAAGGCAAAAATGATTTCCTGGATGCAGTAGCGATGGAGGGTGGGAATTATCTGATTAAGACCACCAGTGATGCGGATACCATGGAGGCGGTAGCCATGGAAGTTGACTTTGGGGTCCACCAGGGCCACCGGCAAGTAGCCATTGGGATTGCTGAGCATCTCGCGAATCAGAGATTCGGCTACTTTAACCGGTCCGACTACCATGATGCGGCGAGGATTAGGTTTTCCCACCTTACAGAAGGTATGTTCTCGTAGATGCCGAGCCAGGAAGCGCCCGCCGCTGGTTAGGGCTACTACCCACAAAAAGTCCATGATATAAATGGACCGGGGGATCTGACCGAGATAAGGGGCCAGGAAAAAGTCCAAGATGATAAGCACCGGTAGGCTCATTAAAGTGGCCCGCAGGAGATTTAGAATATCCGTAAAACTGACGTAGCACCAAAGCCCCCGGTAGAGGTCATGATAATGAAAAAAGAACCCCTGAACCAGCAATACCAGGGGAAGCGTGCGGACCATAGTGTGATAATAAACATCCGGGATGACACCCTCAAACCTTAGATAGAAGGAGAGTAGATAAGCCGCGGTTAGGATGGCGACATGAACCAAAATGGCCAGAGGCAAGCGGTAGGGGCTCAACCACTCCAACCAGCGCCCTATTCGCAAGTCATTCCAATTCCTAAAAATCGCGCCAACATCCATTGCTTGCCCTTGCGCTAGCCGTCCTTTGCTTTTCATGCCACCCTCCTGGGGCCAGTCTGATTTGATATACAGGACTACTTCGCACCGCTTGCTAGACGGTTTAGCATCTTCTCTGACTGGGGGGGAAACTGGTCTCCGAAATTATCGCTGAGATCAGATTTGCCTGCGAAGACGGCCAAAGCTTCTTATAAGGTCCGATATAGCCACCCAGGAATATGGAATTGGCGTTTGTTGAGGACCACTCCCAGGACGTGGGCTTGGGCTTTTTCCAGCGCCGCTTGGGCCTGTTGAACCACCTCCCAACGGGTGCGTTCCGACTCAACCACCAGCACCACCCCGTCGGCCAGGCGGCTCAGTCGGGTGACCGTGGCAGCTTCCTGGAAGGGCGGGGTATCGATGATGATGAAGCGATATTCCCGCTTCCAGAGGTCGAGCAGGTCGACAAATTGCCGGGATTCAAAGAACCTAGCTAGGTTCACTTGGCCCTGGCCAGCGGTTAAGATGTCCAGATTATTAATATTGGAAGGTTGAATGCTGTTGCTGAGGCCGCTGGCCTGGGCTAGCAAGTCAGCAAGGCCTGGGGCTTGGCTGACCTTAAACACCTGGTGGATCGAAGGCTGGGCCAGATTGGCATCCACCAACAGCACCCGGCTACCGGTCTGATTAACCAGATTGATTGCCAGGTTGGCTGCAAAGGTGCTCACCCCTTCGCCGCTATAGCAACTGGTAACTGCCAGCAGTTGCGCGGTGTCAGCCGCGGTCTTGTCACAGAGCATGTTGGCCGGCAACAGGCCGCAACGCTCTGTCATCTCTTCGGCCATATCCCAGACCGGTGCCACTCGGGGCAGCAGCAGTGGGACTCCGGCCACCAAGTAACCTTTAGCCTTCTGGCCTTCAAAGCGGGGAATAGCTGCCAATACCGGCAGTTGCAGTTTTCGGGTCACCTCATCCGGCGTCCTGAAGGAATGATCCATATACTCGCTCAGGAAGCCCAGTCCCACCCCTCCAAAGGCTCCTACGAAAAACCCCAAGGCCAGGTTGAGTCCTTTGCGCGGCCGCACCGGCTTCACCGGGGAAGAGGCCGGCTGTACCACACTGATATTAGAAATCTTTTCCATTTCCAGGGCCCGGTCGATTTTGGCCTGCGAGAACTTGTCGGCGTAATTGCGAAAATTATTCCGCTGAATTTCTATTTCCCGCTCCAGCCGGGCAATCTTGACCTCGGCCTCATTGATTCCAGCAAGTTCGCTCTGGGCCTGGACCAGCTCCTGTTTCAGGACCTTAGCCTTGGCCTGGAGTTCGGACACCATGGCCTGTTCAGCGAGCAGGGCCAGGTTAGTCACCTTGGCGTGGGTGGCACCCTCTTTATCGATCAAAGCCTGGACCTCGGCAATCTGCTGGCGCACGTCCTTGACCAGCCGGTTTTTCTCGGTCATAGTAGCTCGCAGCTCCTTTTCCTGGATTTGCAGTTCAAGAAGCCGCTGTTGTAAGAAGTCCAGGG
This genomic interval carries:
- a CDS encoding polysaccharide biosynthesis protein, with protein sequence MKSKGRLAQGQAMDVGAIFRNWNDLRIGRWLEWLSPYRLPLAILVHVAILTAAYLLSFYLRFEGVIPDVYYHTMVRTLPLVLLVQGFFFHYHDLYRGLWCYVSFTDILNLLRATLMSLPVLIILDFFLAPYLGQIPRSIYIMDFLWVVALTSGGRFLARHLREHTFCKVGKPNPRRIMVVGPVKVAESLIREMLSNPNGYLPVALVDPKVNFHGYRLHGIRITGGLNQIIPTLHRYCIQEIIFAFPEAPKSLLNDLIKECRRSEVELKIVPSFSEVLNGHYRLADVRDIDVEDLLPRPPVHIEWDQIVEFIQGRTILVTGAGGSIGSELCRQLARFKPRALVLLERAENSLLEIGMSLKHLFPDLDFQTVVASINDLPGLNILFRQYRPDLVFHAAAYKHVPLMEQAPIEAAYNNILGTRNLVKAALAVGTERFVMISTDKAVNPTSVMGVSKRIVEKYVQAINNCNSTRFLITRFGNVLGSAGSVVRLFKQQIAQGGPLTVTHPDIERFFMTIPESVQLVLQAAYMGQGGDIFVLNMGRSVKIRELAEKLILLAGKNLGTDIEIIYTGLRPGEKLYEELFNRDEQSFPTDHPLILRALATQPEAEVWENYLEEIAALVHQQDAPGLIAKFKAIIPNYVPASHQ
- a CDS encoding polysaccharide biosynthesis tyrosine autokinase encodes the protein MLSKIAPSNRSETSLRDIYLIVCRQRWKIALFFLAVMVVTTLVTFLSPKIYRSEAQLMVRLGRESVTLDPTASTGQVVSIGQSRENEIKTELQILQSRALAEQVVDAIGYQAILEGQLPSSSVGQASAASSEDVALERDKAVRSLTQGLELENKENSNIIAVAYEAKSPKLAQAVVAKFVDLFRDHHIRAHRTYGSDEFFNQQTEQLRVQLAESENALKELKNQSGIASVTEQRTILLNRIGDLQRQLEGTEAALAASRSRVGAMQKTLASAPSTLVRSRIAGYSGNPLDFLQQRLLELQIQEKELRATMTEKNRLVKDVRQQIAEVQALIDKEGATHAKVTNLALLAEQAMVSELQAKAKVLKQELVQAQSELAGINEAEVKIARLEREIEIQRNNFRNYADKFSQAKIDRALEMEKISNISVVQPASSPVKPVRPRKGLNLALGFFVGAFGGVGLGFLSEYMDHSFRTPDEVTRKLQLPVLAAIPRFEGQKAKGYLVAGVPLLLPRVAPVWDMAEEMTERCGLLPANMLCDKTAADTAQLLAVTSCYSGEGVSTFAANLAINLVNQTGSRVLLVDANLAQPSIHQVFKVSQAPGLADLLAQASGLSNSIQPSNINNLDILTAGQGQVNLARFFESRQFVDLLDLWKREYRFIIIDTPPFQEAATVTRLSRLADGVVLVVESERTRWEVVQQAQAALEKAQAHVLGVVLNKRQFHIPGWLYRTL